One stretch of Saccharopolyspora erythraea DNA includes these proteins:
- a CDS encoding class I adenylate-forming enzyme family protein, translated as MRRLVREFRQRAEESDFVTVIDDSREHTARQLLARADELAGALGGERGAGTVVVQADNSWRTVAATLAVGTGGGVVAVVNRHTTHSEFAAVIEDLQPDAVVAEPSAMREWGVPASFPAWEAHAVLDGWVCLSSGGTPDVSRWSGGALIGLTSGSTGRAKGVVQSEEALRYACGHSIDINGLRRGDAVGAIVPLSSAAAYCFGVYLSLMLAGPLVLCGKWEPTSVLARMAEANVRWTMCVPTMALQLGAAAAGSRALEGMRSITVGGGPMEAGVLARAEQSLGTRILRVFGMSECLGHTSPRPNDPEETRLGRDGTPFPGTEVRAVDETGTPVARGEVGRAQVRGPSLFLGYAREGKLDPPALTADGFFPTGDLVRVHDDGAISVMGREKDVIIRGGRNIDITEIERAVATHPRVAGVCVIPVPDAVLGERVAALVVTADGGRFELEDATRHLHEVGLSKTKWPEFVFTVDDLPQTAVGKLDRRSARDLAHELHSRLPGSG; from the coding sequence GTGCGACGACTAGTGCGCGAGTTCCGGCAACGGGCCGAGGAGTCCGACTTCGTCACGGTGATCGACGACTCGCGCGAGCACACGGCACGGCAGTTGCTCGCGCGGGCCGACGAGCTCGCCGGCGCCCTGGGCGGTGAGCGAGGTGCCGGGACCGTGGTCGTCCAGGCGGACAACTCGTGGCGCACGGTCGCGGCGACGCTCGCCGTGGGAACGGGTGGGGGAGTCGTCGCCGTGGTCAACCGCCACACGACGCACAGCGAGTTCGCCGCCGTCATCGAGGACCTCCAGCCCGATGCCGTGGTCGCCGAACCCTCGGCGATGCGGGAGTGGGGGGTGCCCGCGTCGTTCCCGGCGTGGGAAGCACACGCCGTGCTGGATGGCTGGGTGTGCCTGTCTTCCGGCGGGACCCCGGACGTCTCCCGGTGGTCAGGCGGCGCGTTGATCGGGCTGACCTCGGGCTCGACCGGACGCGCCAAGGGCGTGGTGCAGTCCGAGGAGGCGCTGCGGTACGCCTGCGGCCACAGCATCGACATCAACGGACTGCGGCGAGGTGACGCGGTGGGTGCGATCGTGCCGTTGTCCTCGGCCGCGGCCTACTGCTTCGGCGTCTACCTCAGCCTGATGCTCGCAGGCCCGCTCGTGCTCTGCGGGAAGTGGGAGCCCACTTCGGTGCTGGCTCGCATGGCCGAGGCGAACGTGCGGTGGACCATGTGCGTGCCGACCATGGCACTGCAGCTCGGAGCCGCCGCGGCGGGCTCACGCGCGCTGGAGGGGATGCGGTCGATCACGGTGGGCGGAGGGCCGATGGAGGCCGGGGTGCTCGCGCGCGCGGAGCAGTCGCTGGGCACGCGGATCCTGCGGGTCTTCGGCATGTCCGAATGCCTGGGGCACACGTCGCCGCGTCCGAACGACCCGGAGGAGACCAGGCTGGGCAGGGACGGTACTCCCTTCCCAGGCACGGAGGTGCGCGCTGTGGACGAAACAGGCACTCCGGTCGCTCGGGGCGAGGTCGGGCGAGCGCAGGTCCGCGGGCCTTCGCTGTTCCTCGGATACGCCCGCGAGGGCAAGCTCGATCCTCCGGCGCTCACCGCGGACGGGTTCTTCCCGACCGGGGACCTGGTGCGGGTGCACGACGACGGCGCCATCAGCGTGATGGGCCGGGAGAAGGACGTGATCATCCGCGGTGGGCGCAACATCGACATCACCGAGATCGAGCGGGCGGTTGCGACCCACCCGCGCGTGGCCGGGGTCTGCGTCATCCCGGTGCCCGACGCGGTTCTCGGTGAGCGGGTCGCAGCCCTGGTCGTGACCGCCGACGGCGGGCGCTTCGAGCTCGAGGACGCGACCCGGCACCTGCACGAGGTCGGGCTGTCCAAGACGAAGTGGCCCGAGTTCGTGTTCACCGTCGATGACTTGCCGCAGACCGCTGTGGGCAAGCTGGACCGGCGGTCCGCACGCGACCTCGCACACGAACTGCACTCCCGGCTACCGGGCAGCGGTTGA
- a CDS encoding MBL fold metallo-hydrolase, translated as MATNLDRGLWARAGVETVRPGVHRIPLPLPNDGLRAVNVYVLEEEDALVLIDGGWALPESRRVLEDGLATLGRDLGEISHVLVTHVHRDHYTQAVELRRSVGARVCLGAGERPGLEMLDELRTDVPVSSLDTLRRSGAEDLAERLLRDMECTPFDASVWEPPDRWLGPGTIRVAGRALRVIPTPGHTRGHVVYLDEQRGLLFSGDHVLPHITPSIGFELAGPGTPLADYLDSLRLLTTFADVDLLPAHGPAGGSVHARVAELLAHHETRFASTADVLGRSTSDAYGVAQGLRWTRREIPFADLNAFNQMLAVNETAAHLDVLVQRGQVVAEVVAGVTRYTRT; from the coding sequence GTGGCAACGAACCTGGACCGGGGGTTGTGGGCCCGCGCAGGCGTCGAAACGGTCCGGCCCGGGGTGCACCGGATTCCGCTGCCGCTGCCCAACGACGGCCTGCGTGCGGTCAACGTGTACGTGCTGGAAGAGGAGGACGCCCTCGTCCTGATCGACGGTGGCTGGGCGCTTCCGGAGTCGCGCCGAGTCCTCGAGGACGGTCTGGCGACGCTCGGGCGCGACCTCGGCGAGATCAGCCACGTCCTGGTCACCCACGTCCATCGCGACCACTACACCCAGGCCGTCGAGCTGCGCAGGTCGGTCGGGGCGAGGGTCTGCCTCGGCGCCGGTGAGCGGCCGGGCCTGGAGATGCTCGACGAGCTGCGCACGGACGTGCCGGTCAGCTCCCTCGACACGTTGCGGCGTTCCGGAGCCGAGGATCTGGCTGAGCGCCTGTTGCGCGACATGGAGTGCACCCCCTTCGACGCGAGTGTCTGGGAGCCGCCGGATCGGTGGTTGGGGCCGGGGACCATCCGGGTTGCGGGACGTGCTCTGCGCGTCATACCGACGCCCGGCCACACCAGGGGCCACGTCGTGTACCTCGACGAGCAGCGCGGCCTGCTGTTCTCCGGAGACCACGTGCTTCCGCACATCACCCCGTCGATCGGCTTCGAGCTCGCCGGGCCCGGTACGCCGCTCGCGGATTACCTGGATTCGCTGCGCTTGCTCACCACGTTCGCCGACGTGGATCTGCTTCCCGCGCACGGACCTGCGGGTGGCAGCGTGCACGCCCGAGTCGCTGAGCTGCTGGCGCACCACGAGACGCGGTTCGCAAGCACCGCGGACGTGCTCGGCCGGAGCACCAGTGATGCGTACGGCGTCGCGCAGGGGCTGAGGTGGACCAGGCGCGAGATCCCGTTCGCCGACCTCAACGCCTTCAACCAGATGCTCGCGGTCAACGAGACCGCCGCTCACCTCGACGTGCTGGTCCAACGTGGGCAGGTGGTGGCCGAGGTCGTCGCCGGGGTGACGCGGTACACGAGGACATGA
- a CDS encoding SDR family NAD(P)-dependent oxidoreductase yields the protein MDDRLAQHVALVTGATGGIGAAISHRLATEGATVVVTDVDQDACDRLTARLADTGARVVGMRLDVTDEAAWQQVVSRVLEDLGSLAVLVNNAGIGEATTVESETAETWDQVTAVTQRGVWLGMKYAGPAIERCGGGSIVNIASIFGTVGGFGTHFSYHAAKGAVRLMTKNAALHWASRGVRVNSVHPGFIETDRARGLWHGTRRHTAMVEGTPMGRLGQTHEVAAAVAFLASADAGFVTGSELYVDGGWTAR from the coding sequence GTGGACGATCGACTGGCTCAGCACGTCGCACTGGTGACCGGAGCGACCGGAGGCATCGGCGCGGCCATCTCGCACCGGCTGGCCACCGAGGGTGCGACCGTGGTGGTCACCGACGTGGACCAGGACGCGTGCGACCGGCTCACCGCGCGGCTGGCCGACACCGGCGCACGGGTGGTGGGCATGCGGCTCGACGTCACCGACGAGGCCGCCTGGCAGCAGGTCGTCTCCAGGGTGCTCGAGGATCTCGGCTCCCTGGCCGTGCTGGTGAACAACGCCGGCATCGGCGAGGCGACCACGGTCGAGAGCGAGACCGCGGAGACCTGGGATCAGGTGACCGCGGTGACACAACGGGGCGTGTGGCTCGGCATGAAGTACGCGGGTCCGGCGATCGAACGCTGCGGGGGCGGATCGATCGTGAACATCGCGTCGATCTTCGGCACCGTCGGCGGGTTCGGGACGCACTTCTCCTACCACGCGGCCAAGGGCGCGGTCCGCCTGATGACCAAGAACGCCGCGCTGCACTGGGCATCCCGCGGCGTGCGGGTGAACTCGGTGCATCCGGGCTTCATCGAGACGGACCGGGCGCGCGGACTCTGGCACGGCACCCGGCGGCACACCGCCATGGTGGAGGGAACCCCGATGGGCCGTCTGGGGCAGACCCACGAGGTCGCCGCCGCCGTGGCGTTCCTGGCTTCCGCCGACGCCGGCTTCGTCACCGGCTCCGAGCTCTACGTGGACGGTGGGTGGACAGCGCGGTAG
- a CDS encoding FAD-dependent oxidoreductase, with product MAHAAQPNSGHSTAMSAPLAAARPFEIADLRLRNRLVAVAHATAAVLDGAPMTADTEYWQRLGRGGASMVITGGTVVAPESTIRQRYLTEAWRPEIRDALRERAEAITSAGAVALAQLVHLGRETLGAASHYAPVSAGSVRSPREPTAPSPLTAGEIRRVVDCFRISASNVVSAGFHGVELSAGHGYLLAQFLSRATNTRADEYGGSPDRRIALLSQVIDAVRAEIGPAPIGVRVSVEGDAESGLGIDDLLDLMPRLLSASRFDYLNVTTGVRNNYVRDMATHTPPLLACVDRLRSALAVPLLVSQSFRTTADIESALHSGADLVGVARALIADPDFPHKVLAGAERSVRPCTGCNEDCRTFEPTALCTVNPELAPPGLTLRPATPHLRARARASGGTGVAVVGAGPAGMECALTLGRRGVPVVVFDHADEVGGQARIAGSAPWRSGWQRFLDYQREQLHDTGARLLLGRSPTASALAAHSHVVVATGAEEAAADIPGEVPPVSSTEFIARAEQLTKRADTVAVLDDGFGWWPGISAVEAALAAGAREVVLITPGPGFASGLSLENRTQLLQRLERAPLRVIPLTTVVASTKHRLTLKGLLDDRRSYVEADTLVVAGERRPREFDHIAAQHQTVRAIGDCVVPRRVSHAVAEGRAAAEAVLAELGVTASGRS from the coding sequence ATGGCCCATGCCGCGCAGCCGAACTCCGGGCACAGCACCGCGATGAGCGCGCCGCTGGCCGCGGCAAGACCTTTCGAGATCGCAGACCTACGTCTCCGGAACCGGCTGGTCGCCGTTGCGCACGCCACCGCAGCTGTCCTGGACGGCGCCCCGATGACGGCGGACACCGAGTACTGGCAGCGCCTCGGCCGAGGAGGCGCGAGCATGGTCATCACCGGCGGAACGGTCGTCGCACCAGAGTCGACGATCCGCCAGCGGTATCTGACCGAGGCGTGGCGCCCGGAGATCCGGGACGCACTGCGAGAACGCGCCGAGGCCATCACCTCGGCCGGAGCGGTCGCCCTCGCACAACTGGTGCACCTGGGCCGGGAAACGCTCGGAGCGGCGAGCCACTACGCACCCGTGTCCGCCGGCAGCGTCCGCTCGCCACGCGAACCCACCGCCCCCTCACCATTGACGGCGGGCGAAATCCGTCGCGTGGTGGACTGCTTCCGGATCTCCGCGTCCAACGTGGTCAGCGCCGGGTTCCACGGAGTGGAGCTCTCCGCCGGACACGGGTACCTGCTGGCCCAGTTCCTGTCCCGGGCGACCAACACACGCGCGGATGAGTACGGCGGGAGCCCCGACCGGCGCATCGCTCTGCTGTCGCAGGTGATCGACGCGGTGCGGGCCGAGATCGGTCCCGCGCCGATCGGGGTCCGGGTCTCGGTCGAGGGCGATGCCGAATCCGGCCTTGGGATCGACGATCTGCTCGACCTGATGCCGCGCCTGCTGAGCGCATCCCGTTTCGACTACCTCAACGTCACCACGGGAGTCCGCAACAACTACGTCCGGGACATGGCCACGCACACTCCGCCGCTGCTGGCGTGCGTGGACCGGCTGCGGTCAGCGCTCGCCGTGCCGCTGCTGGTGAGCCAGTCGTTCCGGACAACGGCCGACATCGAGTCCGCGTTGCACTCGGGAGCGGACCTGGTCGGTGTGGCGCGGGCGCTGATCGCCGATCCGGACTTCCCGCACAAGGTGTTGGCTGGCGCTGAGAGATCCGTCCGCCCGTGCACGGGGTGCAACGAGGACTGCCGCACGTTCGAGCCGACCGCGCTGTGCACCGTGAACCCCGAGTTGGCGCCTCCCGGCCTGACGCTTCGACCGGCCACACCGCACCTGCGAGCGCGGGCGCGGGCATCCGGGGGTACCGGAGTCGCCGTGGTGGGGGCCGGACCGGCGGGGATGGAGTGCGCGCTGACCCTCGGCCGGCGCGGCGTGCCGGTGGTGGTCTTCGACCACGCCGACGAGGTCGGCGGGCAGGCGCGCATCGCAGGCTCAGCTCCCTGGAGATCCGGATGGCAGCGCTTCCTCGACTACCAACGCGAGCAGCTCCACGACACCGGCGCCCGGCTCCTGCTCGGGCGTTCGCCAACCGCGTCCGCTCTGGCCGCGCACAGCCATGTCGTCGTCGCCACGGGTGCCGAGGAGGCCGCCGCCGACATTCCCGGCGAGGTCCCACCAGTGTCCAGCACCGAGTTCATCGCTCGGGCCGAGCAACTCACCAAGCGGGCTGACACCGTCGCGGTACTGGACGACGGATTCGGGTGGTGGCCCGGAATCAGCGCCGTGGAGGCCGCGCTCGCAGCCGGTGCGCGCGAGGTCGTGCTGATCACGCCCGGCCCCGGGTTCGCGTCCGGTCTGTCGCTGGAGAACCGGACACAGCTCCTGCAACGGCTCGAAAGGGCCCCGTTGCGGGTCATTCCCCTCACCACGGTCGTCGCGAGCACGAAACACCGGCTCACCCTCAAAGGCCTTCTGGACGACCGAAGGTCCTACGTCGAAGCGGACACGTTGGTCGTGGCCGGTGAACGCCGGCCGCGGGAGTTCGACCACATCGCCGCACAACACCAAACCGTGCGCGCCATCGGCGACTGCGTCGTCCCCCGCCGAGTCTCGCACGCCGTCGCAGAGGGCCGGGCGGCCGCCGAGGCGGTCCTCGCCGAGCTCGGCGTCACGGCATCCGGGCGGAGCTGA
- a CDS encoding acyl-CoA dehydrogenase family protein has product MRDLNIDPALLLETPEQSELRKLLREFFAETSSPDDVGKHAESVRGHDELQWRRLATEIGVQGLVIPEEYGGAGYSFAELAAVLSEAGRALCCAPLLPTLALAAQALLLSDDQDARARYLPGIADGTTTATVAGFGDGADIVAESTRTGWMLRGGADFVLDGHGADLVVVHARSPQGPRLLLWEATAGGCTRTPREVLDPTRRQARIEFTGAAATAVGGPGDRAVEVMRTVLDIGRVALAAEQAGGCGHALDATVSYVLQRKQFGRAIGSFQAVKHRLADLLVEVEAARSAAAYATACVTAASTETTCAASAAKVVCSQAFRRAAAEYVQLHGGIGFTWEHPAHLYLRRARSSEVLLGTADDHLGYLGDHLALA; this is encoded by the coding sequence ATGCGGGACCTGAACATCGACCCTGCTCTGCTGCTGGAGACCCCCGAACAGTCGGAGCTGCGGAAGCTGCTGCGGGAGTTCTTCGCCGAGACCTCGTCGCCCGACGACGTCGGCAAGCACGCGGAATCCGTGCGCGGACACGACGAGTTGCAGTGGCGGCGGCTGGCCACCGAGATCGGCGTGCAGGGACTGGTGATCCCCGAGGAGTACGGCGGTGCCGGGTACTCCTTCGCCGAGCTCGCGGCGGTGCTGAGCGAGGCGGGGCGTGCACTGTGCTGCGCACCGTTGCTGCCCACGCTCGCGCTCGCCGCTCAGGCGCTGCTGTTGAGCGACGACCAGGACGCCCGCGCGCGCTACCTGCCGGGCATCGCGGACGGTACGACTACCGCGACCGTGGCCGGATTCGGCGATGGTGCGGACATCGTCGCGGAGTCGACGCGGACCGGGTGGATGCTTCGCGGGGGCGCGGATTTCGTGCTCGACGGGCACGGGGCCGACCTGGTCGTGGTGCACGCCCGCTCGCCCCAGGGCCCGCGGCTGCTGCTGTGGGAGGCGACCGCGGGCGGGTGCACCCGGACGCCGCGTGAGGTACTCGACCCCACCCGGCGACAGGCGCGGATCGAGTTCACCGGCGCCGCGGCAACGGCGGTCGGTGGGCCGGGCGACCGTGCGGTCGAGGTGATGCGAACGGTGCTGGACATCGGGCGCGTGGCGCTGGCGGCCGAACAGGCGGGTGGCTGCGGGCACGCGCTCGATGCCACCGTGTCTTACGTCCTGCAACGCAAGCAGTTCGGGCGGGCGATCGGTTCGTTCCAGGCCGTGAAGCACCGGCTGGCCGACCTGCTGGTGGAGGTGGAGGCCGCGCGTTCGGCCGCCGCCTACGCGACCGCGTGCGTGACCGCCGCGTCAACGGAGACGACGTGCGCCGCGAGCGCGGCGAAGGTGGTGTGCTCCCAGGCGTTCCGGAGAGCGGCAGCCGAATACGTCCAGTTGCACGGCGGGATCGGTTTCACCTGGGAGCACCCGGCTCACCTGTACCTCAGGCGGGCGCGTTCGTCGGAGGTCCTGCTCGGCACCGCCGACGATCACCTGGGGTACCTCGGCGATCATCTCGCCCTGGCGTGA
- a CDS encoding EthD family reductase: protein MYNLVLLASRPPDWTHEQFIEWWRGEHAELTYRLPGLRAWRHTDVDSALESRSQGWDGVSVLSFDSEEDLRTALASPEWAAAVAQVGDMRGRRIAVMGHEREMYTG from the coding sequence ATGTACAACCTCGTCCTTCTTGCTTCACGCCCGCCGGACTGGACGCACGAGCAGTTCATCGAATGGTGGCGCGGTGAACACGCCGAGCTGACCTACCGCCTGCCCGGGTTGCGAGCGTGGCGGCACACCGACGTCGACTCGGCGCTGGAGTCGCGGTCGCAGGGGTGGGACGGGGTGTCCGTGCTCAGCTTCGACAGCGAGGAAGACCTGCGCACGGCGTTGGCCAGTCCGGAGTGGGCGGCTGCCGTGGCCCAGGTCGGGGACATGCGCGGCCGGCGCATCGCGGTGATGGGTCACGAGCGGGAGATGTACACCGGGTGA
- a CDS encoding 2-methylaconitate cis-trans isomerase PrpF family protein, whose product MSQRWIPAAFARGGTSKGLFFHDRDLPAAGPERDAVFLSALGSPDPYGRQLDGMGGGISSLSKVIVVRTTDHPDAEVEYTFGQVDVRTAVVDHSANCGNLSAAVGPFAVDEGLVDVSDGPVTIRIFNTNTGKLLHAAFTVRDGAAEVDGPMKLPGVTGTGSPIELKYLDPAGSRTGRLLPTGSAAEHLRTASGDYRVSLVDAANPMVFVAAGDVGLVATETPDEIEARAEIMARLDDIRRAAAVAMGMCESASSAPLAAPKVAAVGPPAAYSTLDGEVIAEDATDLLIRVVSMGQLHRALPGTAALCCAVACQVPGSVLGELVPAPHSGTVRLGSPSGPVTAAAEVAQDGDSGVQARSASLYRTARMLMRGAVAVR is encoded by the coding sequence ATGAGCCAGCGTTGGATTCCGGCCGCGTTCGCCCGGGGCGGCACGAGCAAGGGGCTGTTCTTCCACGACCGCGACCTGCCTGCCGCCGGCCCCGAACGCGACGCCGTGTTCCTGTCGGCACTGGGCAGCCCGGACCCTTACGGACGGCAGCTCGACGGCATGGGTGGTGGCATCTCCTCGCTGTCGAAGGTGATCGTCGTGCGCACCACGGACCATCCCGACGCCGAGGTCGAGTACACCTTCGGGCAGGTCGACGTGCGCACCGCGGTGGTGGACCACTCGGCCAACTGCGGCAACCTGTCCGCGGCCGTCGGACCGTTCGCCGTGGACGAAGGACTCGTCGACGTATCGGATGGCCCGGTGACGATCCGGATCTTCAACACCAACACCGGAAAGCTGCTGCACGCGGCGTTCACCGTCCGCGACGGCGCGGCCGAAGTCGACGGCCCGATGAAGTTGCCCGGAGTGACCGGAACCGGTTCGCCGATCGAGCTGAAGTACCTCGACCCGGCGGGTTCGCGGACCGGGCGCCTGCTGCCCACGGGGTCGGCTGCCGAGCACCTGCGTACCGCGTCCGGCGACTACCGCGTCTCGCTGGTCGATGCCGCCAACCCGATGGTGTTCGTGGCCGCGGGTGATGTCGGCCTGGTGGCCACCGAGACCCCTGACGAGATCGAGGCCCGAGCGGAGATCATGGCCCGGCTGGACGACATCCGCCGCGCCGCCGCGGTGGCGATGGGGATGTGCGAGTCGGCCTCGTCCGCTCCGCTGGCCGCTCCCAAGGTCGCCGCCGTCGGGCCGCCGGCGGCGTACTCGACGCTCGACGGCGAGGTGATCGCCGAGGACGCGACCGACCTGCTGATCCGGGTCGTTTCGATGGGTCAGCTACACCGCGCGCTGCCGGGTACAGCGGCGCTGTGCTGTGCGGTCGCCTGCCAGGTTCCGGGCAGCGTGCTCGGCGAACTCGTTCCGGCCCCGCACTCCGGAACCGTGCGCCTTGGGAGCCCCTCCGGACCGGTCACAGCGGCTGCCGAAGTCGCGCAGGATGGCGACTCCGGTGTGCAGGCACGCAGCGCGTCGCTGTACCGCACCGCGCGAATGCTCATGCGCGGTGCGGTGGCGGTGCGTTGA
- a CDS encoding ATP-binding protein, whose product MRDFHDDDLDQAIHIWDQSREGGEPVFSAAEVVSIARAGHPAMVAVVQQDVVGMAAAKVEGERAWLAMFALDARWRNRGIGSALLGELEKKLRGQGVHRITSLVPEGAAGFKAMVNSGYRPRTDLTYFEKVEDLDPADFGVLEELGGQLLPPGRWDALAGMTREKDVIERRVVLPISHSEQAERHGVLPPKAIVLFGPPGTGKTSFAKAIASRLNWPFVELFPSRLAGSSPDGLAASLRAVFAELEDLDDLVLFIDEVEEIAGMRSTPAAGPAHGVTNELLKLIPGFREHDHRLLVCATNSVSSLDSAFLRPGRFDYIIPVGPPDPPARRAIWSRYLGPARDNVDLDLLVERTDLFTPADIEFAARQGAQTAFERDVLHDDGALATTQDYLRAVADARPTLTAQAIEEFEQDIEDYTRL is encoded by the coding sequence GTGCGCGATTTTCACGATGACGACCTCGACCAGGCGATCCACATCTGGGACCAGAGCCGAGAGGGTGGAGAGCCGGTGTTCTCGGCCGCCGAGGTGGTCTCGATCGCTCGGGCCGGTCATCCGGCGATGGTGGCGGTCGTGCAGCAGGACGTGGTCGGCATGGCGGCCGCCAAGGTGGAGGGCGAGCGCGCCTGGCTGGCGATGTTCGCCCTCGACGCGCGGTGGCGCAACCGCGGCATCGGCAGCGCGCTGCTGGGCGAGCTGGAGAAGAAGCTGCGCGGTCAGGGTGTGCACCGCATCACGAGCCTGGTGCCCGAGGGTGCGGCCGGGTTCAAGGCGATGGTCAACTCCGGATATCGGCCGCGGACCGACCTGACCTACTTCGAGAAGGTCGAAGACCTCGACCCCGCCGACTTCGGCGTGCTGGAGGAACTCGGCGGGCAGTTGCTGCCGCCTGGCCGGTGGGACGCTCTGGCCGGGATGACGCGGGAGAAGGACGTCATCGAGCGCCGCGTGGTGCTGCCGATCTCCCACTCCGAGCAGGCCGAGCGGCATGGCGTGCTGCCGCCGAAGGCGATCGTGCTGTTCGGGCCGCCGGGCACCGGCAAGACCAGCTTCGCCAAGGCGATCGCCTCCCGGCTGAACTGGCCGTTCGTCGAGCTGTTCCCGTCCCGGCTGGCCGGGTCGTCCCCGGACGGGCTGGCGGCCTCGTTGCGCGCGGTGTTCGCCGAGCTCGAGGATCTCGACGACCTGGTGTTGTTCATCGACGAGGTCGAGGAGATCGCGGGCATGCGCTCCACGCCCGCGGCCGGGCCGGCGCACGGGGTCACCAACGAGCTGCTCAAGCTCATCCCGGGCTTCCGCGAGCACGACCACCGACTGCTGGTCTGCGCCACCAACTCGGTCAGCTCGCTGGACTCCGCGTTCCTGCGGCCCGGTCGTTTCGACTACATCATCCCGGTGGGTCCGCCGGATCCACCCGCCCGCCGCGCGATCTGGTCGCGCTACCTGGGGCCGGCGCGGGACAACGTGGACCTGGATCTGCTGGTGGAGCGCACCGACCTGTTCACCCCGGCCGACATCGAGTTCGCGGCTCGCCAGGGCGCCCAGACCGCCTTCGAGCGCGACGTGCTGCACGATGACGGCGCCCTGGCCACGACGCAGGACTACCTGCGGGCCGTCGCCGACGCCCGGCCGACGCTGACCGCCCAGGCGATCGAGGAGTTCGAGCAGGACATCGAGGACTACACCCGACTCTGA
- a CDS encoding alpha/beta hydrolase, with protein MPRPPFDPELAAALTALDDRVPVGMTAEQLEQYRAIPFPGIEEQIGDRPVKCVHHTVTGYGGAEIAVSVIAREDHRTRGPGIYHIHGGGMVMGDRFSSVHPLIDWAMKFDAVAVTVEFRLAPEHPDPVPVEDCYAGLEWMDAHADDLLFDRDRLVIFGGSGGGGLAAGTTLLARDRNGPKLFGQLLQCPMIDDRNETASSHQYDGIGVWDRTSNLTAWTAVLGDRRGTADVSPYAAAARATDLGGLPPTFIDAGAAEVFRDEAVAFASAIWAAGGDAELHVWGGAFHGFYDIAPESAVGRACVAARESWLERLLSR; from the coding sequence ATGCCACGGCCGCCGTTCGATCCCGAGCTCGCCGCCGCGCTAACGGCGCTCGACGACCGGGTTCCGGTCGGCATGACGGCCGAACAGCTGGAGCAGTACCGCGCGATTCCGTTTCCAGGGATCGAGGAACAGATCGGTGACCGGCCGGTCAAGTGCGTCCACCACACGGTCACCGGCTACGGCGGAGCAGAGATCGCGGTATCGGTCATCGCGCGCGAGGATCACCGAACCCGAGGCCCGGGGATCTACCACATCCATGGCGGTGGCATGGTCATGGGCGACCGGTTCTCCTCGGTCCATCCGCTGATCGACTGGGCGATGAAGTTTGACGCCGTCGCCGTCACGGTCGAGTTCCGGCTCGCGCCAGAGCACCCCGACCCCGTCCCCGTCGAGGACTGCTACGCGGGGCTGGAATGGATGGACGCCCACGCCGACGATCTGCTGTTCGACCGCGACCGCCTGGTCATCTTCGGCGGTAGCGGCGGAGGCGGCCTCGCTGCCGGAACCACACTGCTGGCTCGCGACCGCAACGGACCGAAGCTGTTCGGCCAACTGCTCCAGTGCCCGATGATCGACGACCGGAACGAGACAGCATCGTCGCATCAGTACGACGGAATCGGCGTCTGGGACCGGACGAGCAATCTGACGGCGTGGACGGCGGTCCTGGGCGATCGGCGGGGAACAGCCGACGTCTCGCCCTATGCGGCGGCGGCTCGGGCGACCGACCTCGGCGGGCTTCCACCGACGTTCATCGATGCCGGTGCAGCAGAGGTTTTCCGTGACGAGGCCGTCGCCTTCGCGAGCGCGATCTGGGCGGCCGGCGGCGATGCGGAGCTCCATGTCTGGGGCGGCGCGTTCCACGGTTTCTACGACATCGCACCGGAATCCGCGGTCGGCCGGGCGTGCGTCGCCGCCCGCGAATCCTGGCTCGAGCGCTTGCTCAGTCGCTAG